TTTTTGGCtaatgaacatgaacatgactggccacttgggggcagcggaagaAACTGTAGACACATTGACATCATTATCATCTtgtaaagttgttatggcaaataTGTAAAGAAACAATTggctatttacacattcagcatacacagagcaaaattagcattcatttggagtcgtgtgtCTATCAACCTCTCTCCGCCAACTCCTGTGGGAAATATATGGCtattaaatgctccactatgttcactagctactCTGTAACTTTTGTTCTCAGTTCTCAACGGCAGCGAGAAACTTACTTGCGGTTTGGGAGTTCCAGCTGAACTCGTGGAAGCTATTGCCATAGGTGTGTGGTCATGCCAGAGGCTTTGGACCAGACATCGGTTTCAGGAAGAGTGAAGTTCTCTCCTTAGTATGCAGATTATATGGAAATCACTCTCTCCTTGCCTCCTTCCCCTcaaacccctcccctccacACCAAAATGGTGACAGagaattgaaactgaaaatcaGTGTCACTAAAGAGAAACTGtaagaaaaaagacagacatgtacaatacaactttttcgaatacacatagtcatttgatccattgttaatataaaatattcattagtCTAGCTTAAAGTCATTTTATAATTCTGTCTATACCTTGTAAATCTCTTAAcatattactttttaaaatccatAATATGAATATATTCTACTACCCCAAATCAAACCTACAAAACCTGAAGCTATTCTAACGTCACTCCAGCGATGGGacctctgtttgtgtttcattgaCGACATGGGCTGGTGCTGTCTTCAAGAGGAACACAACTGTTTCGATGTGTCAGAATTGATCAATAGCTGACCCCTCATACTGTGAAAGCAATAACAGGTAATGCGACTAGCAAAATAGGTGAGTGCTCCATGAATAATGTCTTTCCTTGGCTTGGTCTCCTGTGAAACGAGACAAAGTGGAGCACAAAAATGCCAGCAGTCATTCACAGCCcagtttttttattgtcttttaaattaCCTTGCCAGATTCACCTTTGGTCCAATCTTATCTTTGCAGCAATCTATAATATGTATTCTGTTTTATCATGAGCGTACAATGGGCATCTGCCAGTGGTGGATCACTCAACCCTCCTAAAGCTCATGTCTTGAACATTGAATTGCTATAGAAAAGAGCTCAGATCATTGTGGTCTACAGTATTTACAGCACTGTCATGGGAAATTTTTGTATCTTAGAGTATCTGTCACATCACAACTGAATAAACATGTGCAGTTTGTTTggtgtttgtatgtttatgtgtgtgtctatgctcTTTAAATTTTCATGCCGTCATTATTGCATTTATAAACATTAGTATGCTCACACggagacacacatgcacagacagtagaacaaacacagcaggaagTGACAATTCACAAAATTCCTAATAGCAAATGTTCAAATTAAATTAGTGGGTGAATAATGCAACCTTGAAGTGTTTCACGGTTTCCAATTTCTGTCTCAGTCACTATGTTGCATACTTTGATCTCATGATTCCATAATTTCCCTTGACAAAATTTTATGAGCAGGCGGGACAGAATGAAATAAGCAGAAGAGAGAGGTCATGACCAGGCAAGTTCAGTCAGTTTAATATCCAGGTGTGATAGAAACTCAATTGCAATATTGCTGGCTCATTCACACCACAGTAATGAGCTATAAGCCTCTGTTATATCTCCATTGTCCACCCAGAACTCCAAAAACGGACACTTCCAACATGGATTCAACACAAAATATCAATTAAGAGCTTGATCTCAAGACAGTTATGACTCCTCAAGAAGTGCACATTTTTCAGTGACGTCGACTGCAAATTCAGTTGTATCACTGTATCAATTTGAATCACTTTTGATTCAAattgttttgttcagttcaaCCCAGACGTAATTCGTTCACTTTTTCCCCCCCAAGCTAAACAATTGCATCACTGTTTTTCAGGTAGCCTGGGAGCTGAAAAATGGAACTGGGGAGTTCAGGCAGATGGCATGGGGGCTGTACAGGGGCAGAGCAGGAGACCTCAGGCAGACTGGGAACCAGGAGCAGCAGCAACGCTGGGCAGCTGACTCTGCCAATGGCGTCGGGAGCCATGACGACCATGTCTCCTTCTGTGGCCTTCAAGGGACACCGTGAAAATAGCCAGGCGAGGACCCTCAAAAGGTGACAGCTGGATGTCAGGGTGGCTCCTCGAAAAGTTCATTGATGGCCCGTAGGATTCAGGGAAGGCAGGCATTGGGGTTGCCTTATAAGGAACAGGCTCACAAACCTGAGCCTAATTGATTGAggagatctcataataccttattatccgactagagcactgcgctcccagaatgcagggttacttgtggttcctagagtgtccaaaatagaatgggagccagagccttcagttatcaagctcctctcctgtggaatcagatcccagtttgggttcaggaggcagacaccatctccacatttaagagtaggcttgggtgagtcctgaaccatcccttagttatgttgctataggcctagactgctgggagacttcccatgatgcacctttttcctctctccttctctccttctctcccatctgtatgcatttttatcccattactgcttGTTACTaactctctcccgtagttttgtgctttctcgtttctcctctctccttctgtcactttcagcaggtatttctgcctctggagctgcagagactggatctgtagttgtgggccacctgctgcccacgtgttcctgctcgacaactgctaccacagttgttgttattggctctgttactaatactgacattatttttcctatagctgtcattcctattattactaatttattaatattaacactacaattactattctactatttaaaaaaaaaatctaggtaGTATTTGcatctctcaaaacctaacatggcagcggcggatggctgcccaccattgagtctggttctgtccaaggtttctgcctcttaaaggaagtttttccttgccactgtcgccaaatgcttgcttatggtctctgtaattaatattataaagagttcagacctgctctataggaaaagtgcaatgagataacttctgttatgaattggcgctatataaataaaattgaattgaattgaattgaagtgcAGGCTGGTTGCTAGCATGCTGGAGGCTAAGGCTTGAGGATAGCCGGCCGGAGGCTAGGTAACAAATTCCTCAGCAAAGGTTGACACTTCCCTCCATGCCTCTTTATACTCTCTACTAGGGGCCCTCTTCCAACAACCTTGGAGGTACAGGAGGGTGTGAGACAAATCATACAACTCATCCTCAAAACATCcatctgctgggtccatgactGGCCAGATTGTTCCGTCACGGCTGGTATGAGTGGAGCAACAGGGGTTGGACCCAAATACAGATTacagaggcagagctgatgCAGTTCAATgatatatttacaaaatatgttATGTTAAAGGCTTACAGGACCATGAGTCAGGCAAGAGTCAAAGCCAGAGAGGCAGTCCAAAACAGGCAAATTAATCCAACAAGGAGCAGGCAGGAATCCAGAGTCCAAATAATTGGGCAGAGGGTCAGTCGGTCGGGGTTCCAGTTAACAGGCTTGAAAGCAATGAAACAACCAAGCAACAAAGAACAATCTGGCAAGGAGTGAGTGGAAAACGGCTGGTTAAGTACTGCAGGGCTGACAAGGGAGAGTGGAAACAGATTAGCAGGGAAGGTCAGGTAACTGCAGAGCTGATGAGAGAAGTGGGAACAGGTATGTAAATGGGAAatgggtggggcagtcaggtgatgtGGAAAGAAGGGAGAGTCCAGGGCATCTAGTAGACAGATGGAAAATGGCAATGAAAGGGCCTGGGGAACCGGGAAAGTGGTTGAAGAGGGgggacaaagagacagactgtCACAGATCTTCAGTTCAGTAGTAAGTTAAGTCGGTTGCTGGTTCAAGCTGTTATGTTCAACTCAGTAAATTTTTTTCAGTGACAATCGTGACTCAGTAGAATTAGATCAATTTGAAGATTTGGTGTAAAAGATTTGTTCGTACATGTACAGAACACTTCTACAACgaaattgttttttgttggcTAAGTAACGCAACTAAGTAGAACTGAATATTAAGCATTGGTTAGCGCTGGATTCAGCcataaacatgacattttcagtgtAAGTTCAAGCAGCAAACAAGAAAATTAATCATTCTAATTTCTTGATCGTAGCAGTTCTATGCCTCTTAGTGATTATCCAATCAGCCCAATGGAATATGTTTGAGGGTTTTTCTGTCAGCCATCTTACCTGTTATGTCTTTTCTGTTACTGAAGTGAATGGTTCACTCCTTCGCTCCACTGCCACCAGTGTCAAGGCCCTGTCTATGCCTCGCCTTCTGGATCTCTGATCTGGCCACAACTAAAGTTGTCTGTAAAGTAAGTTTACAGACATGGTAAAATCCAAcaatctttttatttatcaaaattaTACATCTGTATTTTGTGCACTTATTTGTGTCCTTGATCCAACAATATATACATGATTGCAAATATTACAAATCCAGTGAGTGTCTGCAGGAATACAGTGGGTTAAATACCAACAGACAATATTCAAACTGAATGCAAAGACAAAGCTGTGAGTGGTAAAACTAGTAgctaaaatatttgaaaagttGACAGAGGAAATAAATTTAGCATGAAGCTACCATAGCAGAAAAATGGCAGCATTCAACATTCCTCTACAAATGAAAAATCTTTTTCTCAGATATGAACAtgtttaataataaattgtCAAACTGAAAAGCAAAATCCTTTGGCAACAAATTCTTCAACAAACTTACAATGCCCCAAGTTTGTCTGATTTACAATACTGCACTTCTTCAGGATAGAAAACCTATTTCTAGGGTTGAAAACACAACTCAAACATCTGATTGCAACCGTTTTTATCAACTACAGTGCAAATAAAAGGATATAGACAGGACACAGTGTAAGAGACACTGATTGCCTCTGTGATGAACAGGATGCTAATGTATGTTCTAGAGTATTCTCACAGCATGATGAGTAGAAAATAGGCAATACTGTTACAAGACAGACCAGAACAGTCCCCCCAATCTTACAAAAAGAGAGATTCAAGAGCCTAAACAGCAGCTTCTTATTTTTTCCCCATAGGCGTTAGTGCCCACCATTGTGACTGAGAGAAGATTAAATAGTACAAAGAATTTTGACAAGAACGGAgcagaaaaacacttttaagAGCTCTttggaaaacactgaaaaaagaagaagaatgggtTTTGGTTTAACGACACCACAGCTCACAGTTTCAAATACCCGACGTGGTCTAATGCAAATAGACTTTCAAAGCATATCAGCATCCATGCCAGTCTTAAAGAAACAGCCATCAAATTAACATTTAGATGGAAGTGACACTTGAGGACCTCGCAAGTCAGAGATCGGGGAGGAGTGGGAGGAATAAAAAACTGCATCCATCAAAGTCATTTTGCATGCCCCAAGGAAAAGTATAAAGTGGACTCTAAGTTAAATTCCCCCTATTAGATTAGCGCCCATTAACTCAATTACTGACAGGTGTGTCTTACGATCTACCGTGGAGAGGCCTGGAATCATCTAAATCTgcttattttagttttcatgTCGCCACAAGCAAGAGTGAACAGCAGGGATGGCCACTGAGTGTGTGAAGGACTGTTTTCCTGTTATTTGTGTTCACACATGCAGAATCCCCTTTGGACTTGTTGGCCAGAGAATCCAAGCAGTGCATCCAGCCCCAGCATCTATACAAATATAGCTAAATCTACACCCTGCAATTTCTCACACATCTTTGCaatctcactctctcttctcACCCTTACGcactctccttttctgtctccctctggtCGTCCATTCTTTCATAACATCTCTCCCATATAAGAGCTGCCACGTCACTGTCCGCTCTCAACTCCAGGGTGGAACTTACTTTATCTTCTCCCTCTCAGGCCATGAAAGCCTGCACAAATGGATGATTGGCACCTCAattagagagacagaaataacagTGTGACTGTACTCCAGGCTCTatctgctgctctcctccactGGAAACACAACTACACAGAGGAATGAATCTGTATTCTCTTGTCTTTACATGGACctccaaacaaactgaattgCCATACCGTGTTTTCAAGCTTGCATAATCAACTTTTTGTGGCCTTCTACAGACTTAGCCATGTTGGAGAGTTGAATAAATTATGTGAAATAAAGATACATACAACATGATgtgtccaaaacacacacacactgtcttatTCTGggtcctttttaaaatattgttctttctctctttatatgTGTTCCACAGCAAGGTTATCTCTATCTATTCAGCCTGTTAATTCAATATGCGAGTACAGGATAAGCAGGATCAATGGgcaaaatgatttaatgaaacTGTTAAAGTAGGTAGGGGTGGGAACAAAGATGCTGATATTCAGACAGCCTGCTCTTTACACACATGCTGATAAATGTTTAAGAAACATCTGAATAGGAGAATGATGAAGCCAGACAactttaattaactttttaCAACATTTAATCATCAGgaagatttaaatgttttcaagtGGCCAACTGACAAATTGTCACAGTGATAAGTATTAGACCTCAACGTAATGCAAATTTTGCGCACAAAGAGACACACTCCTTCATATGCATTCATATTAAATGATCACGCTGAGCTGTGTCTTTTTGCTTGTCTTCTTTCATTCTGGTCCATCTTTAGCCACCATGGGCTCCCCTGCTGTTAGTGAGCCAACCGTGAATGTCCTGCTCAATGTCAGGGCCAGATATTGTCCGATCGCCTTTGCAATACATGCAGAGGGTGCATGTCATTTTGTTCAGCAGTGTTTAGGGCATGTGACTACCTGTGATGTATAGCAGGACATCCATCTAGCCCTGCAGCACATCTGAGCCAATATCCATTTGCCTTTCGGTTGGATGAGAAACTTCCCCTGCCATGGCATGTGGTGGATAAACATCCCCTGGCACTCTTTCCCTGTGCTCTCTGTTAGTCCAAAAACAGGACTGCTTTGATTACCAAGggggataaaaaaaacactcatcaataatgtaaaaatgcaatTAATGACTTCCCCACTTCTGTCAGATCTCCCATCCCGAACCCCTGCACTGCTGCAATCCTCTCACCTCACCCCCACGCTACTACATACAGGAACAGGACAAATATGGAAATGGGAAGTCATTACTAAAACATAGCAGTGTTAACCTTTTGTGAAATGCACTATTTGGATTATTGCCTGCTGCTTTGTTGTTGGTGTCATACCGTCCTCCATCAGGCCTCAGTCTCCAGAGGCCCCAGCCATTGATATCTGCAGTAGTTCCCCCTGCCTGTTTCACAGCTATGATCTCAAACTTTACTTTGCTTAAATATTCATGCTTGTTTGCATTCTGAATGTGTGCACAAACACCAACACAAGTGTAATTGCTCGGGTAATTGCAAGAAAAATGATAGGTTTGATATGAGCGCTAAATTTGAGttgttttcagctgctgatGTAGGGAAAAGATTTTTTCATGatgcatataaatatatttttcaggaTTTACATGAATACTAAATGTTACCCACGAGCTGTTGATGTTGTAAGAAATGATAAAGTATCTTTACTACAATGCCAgagctaactaactaactaactaaatcTTGTAGTCGCTGCTTGGAGGTAACTgtataaaaatgtgtcacacaATCGGTGCTTATACAATTGACAAGACAGACATTTCATCTCACCAGCTGTCAGAGCCGTTTAAGACAGAATTTAGCAGCATGAAAACAATTTCAAGAGACCCTCTGAATCACGTGTTACTCATTGTGTCAATACTGGTATGAAGATGTGTCTGTCCAAACAACACGTCTGTGTTCAGTGGCTGTACTGATAATATTCACTTCTTGATTTGTGTTCTCTACTAATATTGAAGCGTTTTATTTtgtatcaataaataaaaacacaccacaTATTAAGTTATGCtcttgaacattttcaaaaatatattttaattttaattcatttaaattcataTAGCATGGTGAGAAATTAAACTGTTTAACCTTTCCATTAACTAAGCAAAACCTGCCCAGATGTAGGTggacaaatgtttgttttcattccaCATTTTCTGTATGAATGGGCATTGGGTGGTCAAttacaaacagctgtttgtACACAGCTGTGTGGCCTATCTACTTACatgttgttttgataagtgctctataaataaagttttgttattattattattacatacatCACAGTCTTCTATAGTGACATGCAGATGCAGCTGCTGTCTATATAATTACTTCCTAAAAAGAGTAGTATCTTGACAGTGACCATGTGGACTGGTCAATGAAGAGTGTAAAGGCACCTAGAGGAGCATGTGAGCAAGGAGGCAAAGAGATGGATAAATGAGACTGCTGTACTTTGAACACACAATTTCAGGTTTTAACTCATATTTAACAATATGATCAGCTGCAATTAAACATTTGTTATGTTTATTTGTTCCCTTCTTAGCCAAAGCCAAATGCAGTTGGAACATAATTTTTAAGAAAATTGTGTCCTCGTGACGTTGCctagacattttttatttgatggtgAGTGTGCGTGCGTTTTTGGTGGGGGGGCAACAGCTCTCAGCAGCATCATGACCAGCAATGAGTAGGCTACATAGCCTTCAGCACAACGTGATATAAGACCTGATACCCCGCCTACGCTCTAGTTGCTGATTGGCTTTACGCAGGTATCCAGCTATTATTTATTACCCCAAAGCTTGGACGCCTCATTTATCCTGACCTGATCTCACTGCAGGATATATCCGTTCCCACTTTCCTCTGCACCTGGCCGCACGAAGCTGACTTTTTCAAAATTATCTGCTCGACAGAAAACAGGTAAATgcttaaagtaaaatgtttacatatttattcTATATTCAACAgttgtttcttcctctttttattcTAGTTATGAATAAGTGAATTTAAGGTTTTACATGACTTTTTGGAGAGGAATCACTAGGATACAACGTGAAATTATTGCcgtcatgtttttttctttctttactgtaTACATACAAGAGAATCAAAgcaaattacataaaaataagtTTCATTAACTATATCTTTGTAAACCTTACACCCCGCACTTTTACGCAACAATTACGCAGCGGGTTATGATCAACAGGTATAATTGGTTCCTTGATGAAAAGGCAGTATTCAGCGATGTTTTTGCCTAAAAGGAAACGACATGATAAAACAGGATAGCTGTAAATATTCTCCCACAGGTGGTGCTGAAAAAATGAGGAGAGGTTTGCTGCTGGTGACTCTGTTCCTTGTCATGAAACTTCGATACAGCCAGTCAAGATGCGAGGAGCCCGGATCGCGCAGATCAACTTCCGATGTAGGTTTCCTGGCGCTTAGCCTAATGACCAAGCTGATTTTCAGACCATCTTTTAACAGACACTGATTTCTTTTGCTTCTCATAATTGCAGCAGAACATAGGTTTGGACACCGTCAAGCGGAACATTCTAAAGAGGTATAGCGATTTGGATTATGACAGCTTTGTGGGTCTGATGGGCAGAAGAAATGCTGGTGAGTCTTCATTTCGACTGACAAAAGTAGCCCACTGATTACATTAATAAgtttatagtaataataataacaatattaatatgaTGATAATACACTGAAAAAACAGACATCAAAATGGCAATAGACATTGTGTTGTAAATTCTTAGATTTGGTTATTTGGTTAGGACCCCCCCCAAATGCTCTTTAACTTCTATTTCACAaagctgttttctttcctttttgattcaattttattttcatcagatGCAAACGATGTACAGTCACCACAAAAAAGTAAGACCTTTTTGATTTAGCAATGATATGaagtgctttctttcttttcattatttgaaatcatcataaaacacacattttaattgttCTCATTATTCTTATCAGGGgaaatgaatgacatttttgtTGGTCTTATGGGAAGGAGAAACTCAGAGCCTGGTGAGTGTGGCAATTCACAAGAGTCAAATATCCACAGGAGCCCTATTGGCATTTGTGGGCATTCAGATCATTTCATCATGAGGACAGCATATCTTTATGGGACTATCTTGTAATGTCTGCTCTCACAGATAATGGTCCCTGGAGGAGAGAGTATCCAGAGAGGAGAGGCATTTTTCTCAACAAGTGCAGGTTGAGGTGAGtacctcttctttttctctcagtagATGGACCATCACACAGTCTCCACTTGGAAAAATAAAGTTAACACTTAACTTGGCTAATAAAGGataaaaccatatcagacaGATGAGGCTCTGAAGATTTCTGCTGTTCAAGGTTTAAAGTCTCAAATGTTGActcaaataaattttttttaaatatatatcttctgtgtgcttttcttttctaaaaaGTAAATCTGTAGTTGCCcttattttttgtgtattaaattattgattttacacatttaaaaagcttgAGTGTAGGAATAATacttatatatgtatgtatgatgtgttttgttgcaGGTTTCTTCAAGGGCTGTAGACATTCATACTGAAGCAACTCTCTGGCAACAATGACAGAAGATCACAGAGAACACAAACAATGAACTAAATGTCTGATGAAAACGACTAAATGACTAAATGATGATCATTCTCATTGTAAATCTGCCAGCTGGCTTATGAAAGTGACCATAAACTACACagattgtatttgttttctcagAAGACAAAACATCATTAGAAGTAACAGCTGATACATTATATTTCTTTATCATGttattctttttcttcaaagttcaaaataaacataatttttt
This sequence is a window from Siniperca chuatsi isolate FFG_IHB_CAS linkage group LG10, ASM2008510v1, whole genome shotgun sequence. Protein-coding genes within it:
- the tac3a gene encoding tachykinin-3a, whose protein sequence is MRRGLLLVTLFLVMKLRYSQSRCEEPGSRRSTSDQNIGLDTVKRNILKRYSDLDYDSFVGLMGRRNADANDVQSPQKREMNDIFVGLMGRRNSEPDNGPWRREYPERRGIFLNKCRLRFLQGL